A region of Solanum dulcamara chromosome 7, daSolDulc1.2, whole genome shotgun sequence DNA encodes the following proteins:
- the LOC129894966 gene encoding uncharacterized protein LOC129894966 isoform X3 encodes MVLVTGDRYLDSLVKFVENNVESLIEGTLVLKLNPIGLHYVHSRLESLSELESLLSGAPVDYLRAYISDLGDHRALERLRRILRLLTSLKVVSVLPPPARDPTPLSLLPFGRLKVLELRGCDLSTSAARGLLELRHTLEKLICHNSTNALKHVFASRIADIKNSPHWNRLSFISCARNSLVLMDESLQLLPAVETLDLSRNKFAKVDNLRKCTKLKHLDLGFNHLRNIVSFSGVSCHIVKLVLRNNALTTLRGIEHLKSLQGLDVSYNIISNLLEMEILVGLSSLQFLWLEGNPLCCSRWYRAQVFSFFPSPEKMELDEKKICTSELWQRQIIIASRQKRPASFGFYSPARDGAKLEGSIYTKRKRLSRVASIETEEQNTSICSDIESVSVDIDNQSKEENALSDEEAEIVELMNRIENMKKERSDEWLQEFKDWINDSSGNFIGVTRGKEPISSNHRDDEVENQTRDKQLGETSKYVSDSMLASGDDSSTNILESDNSFAETFTNINMFHYPNQIGEAASRFSRNHTGESIHITRSRLQDNFSPINNEVLLHPNTMFPKSEPFSTQRGLKMSAKINIPPVTDADNIWDSRSSLASTGSPPHYKEDILHRRQNLEEELLQLSAESFSVASSDSDTSCSDDDCPDLTSMPLVDKSLIHNVSEKSVESHSSVHLSMDVCHELYPIKINCRFPARLGTEGTSDCTVVRESETSSQQGHFSTDNGSVESVQVVKEDTDWLEKKKRRRKPARRIISLCEENKGAEPKKSNVDINGFQDRGVVTCCQSEMRISLDSCDRQPHAEKTRLLREAEELIKNCFNNKAADSGIDESCQRYILCNCLLEKDSQFSERFKLKFGWLSWYTTDERDFCGFGTSDCKSVLRMGHNLPLLDQKYRRIQRTIIDIGV; translated from the exons ATGGTGCTTGTTACCGGAGATAGATATTTAGATTCACTTGTGAAATTCGTGGAGAATAATGTGGAGTCGTTGATCGAAGGGACGTTGGTATTGAAATTGAATCCAATTGGGCTTCACTATGTGCACTCTAGGCTTGAATCGTTGTCGGAGCTTGAGAGTCTTCTTTCAGGTGCTCCTGTAGATTATTTGCGTGCTTATATATCTGATTTGGGTGACCATCGTGCGCTTGAGCGGCTTCGAAGGATTCTTCGTCTCCTTACGTCGCTCAAGGTTGTCTCTGTGCTTCCTCCTCCTGCTAGGGACCCTACGCCGTTGTCACTTTTGCCTTTTGGTAGACTCAAGGTTTTGGAGCTTAGAGGATGTGATCTGTCAACCTCCGCTGCTAGAGGACTTTTGGAATTAAGGCATACCTTGGAAAAGTTGATATGTCATAATTCGACA AACGCTCTTAAGCACGTATTTGCTAGTAGAATTGCTGATATAAAGAATTCTCCGCACTGGAACCGGTTATCATTTATTTCATGTGCCCGTAATAGCTTGGTTCTGATGGACGAGTCCTTGCAACTTCTTCCTGCTGTTGAAACTCTTGATTTGAGCAGAAACAAGTTTGCCAAGGTGGATAATCTGCGGAAGTGCACCAAATTGAAGCATCTGGATCTTGGGTTCAACCACCTGAGAAACATTGTTTCCTTTAGTGGG GTCTCATGTCATATTGTTAAGCTTGTTCTGAGGAACAATGCTCTCACAACATTGCGTGGAATTGAACATTTAAAGTCACTTCAGGGGCTTGATGTTTCGTACAATATAATCTCCAACCTCTTAGAGATGGAAATTCTTGTTGGTCTCTCATCTCTTCAATTCTTGTGGCTTGAGGGGAATCCTCTATGCTGTTCTCGTTGGTATAGAGCTCAAGTCTTCAGTTTCTTTCCCAGTCCAGAGAAG ATGGAGCTTGATGAAAAGAAAATCTGTACAAGTGAGTTATGGCAGCGGCAGATTATTATTGCCAGTAGGCAAAAACGGCCTGCTAGCTTTGGATTTTATTCACCAGCAAGAGATGGGGCCAAACTAGAAGGAAGTATTTATACAAAAAGG AAGAGGCTCTCACGCGTGGCTAGTATCGAGACTGAAGAACAGAACACTTCCATTTGCTCCGATATAGAATCTGTGTCTGTTGATATCGACAATCAAAGCAAGGAGGAGAATGCCCTTTCTGATGAGGAAGCTGAAATAGTTGAGTTGATGAACCGAATTGAAAATATGAAGAAGGAAAGATCTGATGAATGGCTGCAGGAGTTCAAAGATTGGATAAATGATTCTTCTGGCAATTTTATTGGTGTTACTAGAGGCAAGGAGCCTATTTCCAGTAACCACAGAGATGACGAAGTTGAAAATCAAACTAGAGACAAACAGCTAGGCGAGACCTCAAAATATGTATCCGACTCAATGCTGGCTTCTGGAGATGACAGCAGCACAAATATACTAGAATCTGACAACTCATTTGCAGAAACGTTTACTAATATCAATATGTTTCATTACCCTAACCAAATTGGTGAAGCAGCTTCCAGATTTTCCCGCAATCACACAGGAGAGTCCATTCATATTACTAGAAGCCGACTTCAGGATAATTTTAGCCCAATAAATAATGAAGTGCTTCTACATCCAAATACGATGTTCCCTAAGTCTGAACCCTTCTCAACCCAAAGGGGTCTTAAAATGAGTGCTAAAATCAATATTCCACCAGTTACTGATGCTGATAATATTTGGGATTCTCGATCATCCTTGGCTAGCACAGGATCACCTCCTCACTACAAGGAGGACATTCTGCATAGACGCCAAAACTTGGAAGAAGAACTCCTGCAGCTGTCTGCTGAATCCTTCTCAGTTGCATCTTCTGATAGTGATACAAGCTGTAGCGATGATGATTGCCCTGATTTGACCTCAATGCCTCTGGTTGATAAGTCTCTTATCCACAATGTCTCAGAAAAGAGTGTGGAAAGCCACTCTTCAGTGCATCTGTCTATGGATGTATGCCATGAATTgtatccgataaaaataaattgtagaTTCCCAGCACGTTTAGGCACTGAGGGAACCTCTGATTGCACGGTGGTCAGAGAATCAGAAACTTCGTCCCAGCAAGGGCATTTTTCTACTGACAATGGAAGTGTAGAAAGTGTACAAGTTGTGAAGGAGGACACTGATTGGTTGGAAAAGAAAAAACGTCGTAGGAAACCTGCAAGGAGAATAATCTCATTGTGTGAGGAAAATAAAGGAGcagaacctaaaaaatcaaatGTGGATATAAATGGTTTTCAAGACAGAGGAGTTGTAACATGTTGCCAAAGTGAGATGAGAATATCCCTTGATAGTTGTGACAGGCAACCTCATGCCGAGAAAACCCGATTATTACGTGAGGCTGAGGAGCTAATTAAGAATTGCTTTAACAACAAAGCTGCAGATTCTGGAATTGACGAATCTTGTCAGAGATACATTTTATGCAACTGTTTGCTCGAGAAAGACTCCCAGTTCAGTGAAAG GTTCAAGCTTAAATTTGGTTGGCTGTCATGGTACACAACAGATGAGAGAGATTTTTGTGGGTTTGGGACTTCAGATTGTAAG AGTGTGCTTCGAATGGGACACAACCTACCTCTTCTTGACCAGAAATATAGACGTATCCAGAGAACTATTATCGATATTGGGGTTTGA
- the LOC129894966 gene encoding uncharacterized protein LOC129894966 isoform X1: protein MVLVTGDRYLDSLVKFVENNVESLIEGTLVLKLNPIGLHYVHSRLESLSELESLLSGAPVDYLRAYISDLGDHRALERLRRILRLLTSLKVVSVLPPPARDPTPLSLLPFGRLKVLELRGCDLSTSAARGLLELRHTLEKLICHNSTNALKHVFASRIADIKNSPHWNRLSFISCARNSLVLMDESLQLLPAVETLDLSRNKFAKVDNLRKCTKLKHLDLGFNHLRNIVSFSGVSCHIVKLVLRNNALTTLRGIEHLKSLQGLDVSYNIISNLLEMEILVGLSSLQFLWLEGNPLCCSRWYRAQVFSFFPSPEKMELDEKKICTSELWQRQIIIASRQKRPASFGFYSPARDGAKLEGSIYTKRKRLSRVASIETEEQNTSICSDIESVSVDIDNQSKEENALSDEEAEIVELMNRIENMKKERSDEWLQEFKDWINDSSGNFIGVTRGKEPISSNHRDDEVENQTRDKQLGETSKYVSDSMLASGDDSSTNILESDNSFAETFTNINMFHYPNQIGEAASRFSRNHTGESIHITRSRLQDNFSPINNEVLLHPNTMFPKSEPFSTQRGLKMSAKINIPPVTDADNIWDSRSSLASTGSPPHYKEDILHRRQNLEEELLQLSAESFSVASSDSDTSCSDDDCPDLTSMPLVDKSLIHNVSEKSVESHSSVHLSMDVCHELYPIKINCRFPARLGTEGTSDCTVVRESETSSQQGHFSTDNGSVESVQVVKEDTDWLEKKKRRRKPARRIISLCEENKGAEPKKSNVDINGFQDRGVVTCCQSEMRISLDSCDRQPHAEKTRLLREAEELIKNCFNNKAADSGIDESCQRYILCNCLLEKDSQFSESEVAVTLSSEHKLHVLLLENSCDGSGSSLNLVGCHGTQQMREIFVGLGLQIVSRVCFEWDTTYLFLTRNIDVSRELLSILGFDDSHVMENNCSLQSLDKVQADLFERHVCGGLKMSILQYSMVMFWCNNSKEDSWMRRSLFVLGRHLVLCMEDVILLGSLSESASCSSYFSLDSCCSIVNVSEVVIETTDCYCVTLTLDGVMSEFPLSLKEGKVVEDVKLVKRKSVSGPQKWKLKWFSEESLFKFVTLLKALHSEATASALLVYRH, encoded by the exons ATGGTGCTTGTTACCGGAGATAGATATTTAGATTCACTTGTGAAATTCGTGGAGAATAATGTGGAGTCGTTGATCGAAGGGACGTTGGTATTGAAATTGAATCCAATTGGGCTTCACTATGTGCACTCTAGGCTTGAATCGTTGTCGGAGCTTGAGAGTCTTCTTTCAGGTGCTCCTGTAGATTATTTGCGTGCTTATATATCTGATTTGGGTGACCATCGTGCGCTTGAGCGGCTTCGAAGGATTCTTCGTCTCCTTACGTCGCTCAAGGTTGTCTCTGTGCTTCCTCCTCCTGCTAGGGACCCTACGCCGTTGTCACTTTTGCCTTTTGGTAGACTCAAGGTTTTGGAGCTTAGAGGATGTGATCTGTCAACCTCCGCTGCTAGAGGACTTTTGGAATTAAGGCATACCTTGGAAAAGTTGATATGTCATAATTCGACA AACGCTCTTAAGCACGTATTTGCTAGTAGAATTGCTGATATAAAGAATTCTCCGCACTGGAACCGGTTATCATTTATTTCATGTGCCCGTAATAGCTTGGTTCTGATGGACGAGTCCTTGCAACTTCTTCCTGCTGTTGAAACTCTTGATTTGAGCAGAAACAAGTTTGCCAAGGTGGATAATCTGCGGAAGTGCACCAAATTGAAGCATCTGGATCTTGGGTTCAACCACCTGAGAAACATTGTTTCCTTTAGTGGG GTCTCATGTCATATTGTTAAGCTTGTTCTGAGGAACAATGCTCTCACAACATTGCGTGGAATTGAACATTTAAAGTCACTTCAGGGGCTTGATGTTTCGTACAATATAATCTCCAACCTCTTAGAGATGGAAATTCTTGTTGGTCTCTCATCTCTTCAATTCTTGTGGCTTGAGGGGAATCCTCTATGCTGTTCTCGTTGGTATAGAGCTCAAGTCTTCAGTTTCTTTCCCAGTCCAGAGAAG ATGGAGCTTGATGAAAAGAAAATCTGTACAAGTGAGTTATGGCAGCGGCAGATTATTATTGCCAGTAGGCAAAAACGGCCTGCTAGCTTTGGATTTTATTCACCAGCAAGAGATGGGGCCAAACTAGAAGGAAGTATTTATACAAAAAGG AAGAGGCTCTCACGCGTGGCTAGTATCGAGACTGAAGAACAGAACACTTCCATTTGCTCCGATATAGAATCTGTGTCTGTTGATATCGACAATCAAAGCAAGGAGGAGAATGCCCTTTCTGATGAGGAAGCTGAAATAGTTGAGTTGATGAACCGAATTGAAAATATGAAGAAGGAAAGATCTGATGAATGGCTGCAGGAGTTCAAAGATTGGATAAATGATTCTTCTGGCAATTTTATTGGTGTTACTAGAGGCAAGGAGCCTATTTCCAGTAACCACAGAGATGACGAAGTTGAAAATCAAACTAGAGACAAACAGCTAGGCGAGACCTCAAAATATGTATCCGACTCAATGCTGGCTTCTGGAGATGACAGCAGCACAAATATACTAGAATCTGACAACTCATTTGCAGAAACGTTTACTAATATCAATATGTTTCATTACCCTAACCAAATTGGTGAAGCAGCTTCCAGATTTTCCCGCAATCACACAGGAGAGTCCATTCATATTACTAGAAGCCGACTTCAGGATAATTTTAGCCCAATAAATAATGAAGTGCTTCTACATCCAAATACGATGTTCCCTAAGTCTGAACCCTTCTCAACCCAAAGGGGTCTTAAAATGAGTGCTAAAATCAATATTCCACCAGTTACTGATGCTGATAATATTTGGGATTCTCGATCATCCTTGGCTAGCACAGGATCACCTCCTCACTACAAGGAGGACATTCTGCATAGACGCCAAAACTTGGAAGAAGAACTCCTGCAGCTGTCTGCTGAATCCTTCTCAGTTGCATCTTCTGATAGTGATACAAGCTGTAGCGATGATGATTGCCCTGATTTGACCTCAATGCCTCTGGTTGATAAGTCTCTTATCCACAATGTCTCAGAAAAGAGTGTGGAAAGCCACTCTTCAGTGCATCTGTCTATGGATGTATGCCATGAATTgtatccgataaaaataaattgtagaTTCCCAGCACGTTTAGGCACTGAGGGAACCTCTGATTGCACGGTGGTCAGAGAATCAGAAACTTCGTCCCAGCAAGGGCATTTTTCTACTGACAATGGAAGTGTAGAAAGTGTACAAGTTGTGAAGGAGGACACTGATTGGTTGGAAAAGAAAAAACGTCGTAGGAAACCTGCAAGGAGAATAATCTCATTGTGTGAGGAAAATAAAGGAGcagaacctaaaaaatcaaatGTGGATATAAATGGTTTTCAAGACAGAGGAGTTGTAACATGTTGCCAAAGTGAGATGAGAATATCCCTTGATAGTTGTGACAGGCAACCTCATGCCGAGAAAACCCGATTATTACGTGAGGCTGAGGAGCTAATTAAGAATTGCTTTAACAACAAAGCTGCAGATTCTGGAATTGACGAATCTTGTCAGAGATACATTTTATGCAACTGTTTGCTCGAGAAAGACTCCCAGTTCAGTGAAAG CGAGGTAGCTGTAACCTTGAGCAGTGAGCATAAGTTACATGTGCTACTCCTTGAAAACTCATGTGATGGGTCAG GTTCAAGCTTAAATTTGGTTGGCTGTCATGGTACACAACAGATGAGAGAGATTTTTGTGGGTTTGGGACTTCAGATTGTAAG TAGAGTGTGCTTCGAATGGGACACAACCTACCTCTTCTTGACCAGAAATATAGACGTATCCAGAGAACTATTATCGATATTGGGGTTTGATGATTCACATGTGATGGAAAATAACTGTTCTCTGCAAAG TTTGGATAAGGTTCAGGCTGATTTGTTCGAAAGGCATGTCTGTGGAGGTTTGAAGATGAGCATTCTTCAGTATTCAATGGTGATGTTCTGGTGCAACAATTCGAAAG AGGACTCATGGATGCGGAGATCACTATTTGTGCTTGGGAGGCATCTAGTTCTGTGCATGGAAGATGTAATCCTGCTTGGTTCCCTTTCTGAGAGTGCATCTTGCTCTTCCTATTTCTCGTTGGACTCTTGTTGTTCCATTGTCAACGTGTCAGAAGTG GTAATTGAAACCACAGATTGCTATTGTGTGACCCTGACTTTGGATGGTGTCATGTCAGAGTTCCCTCTTTCACTGAAGGAGGGCAAAGTAGTCGAGGATGTAAAACTCGTGAAGAGAAAATCTGTCTCAGGTCCCCAGAAATGGAAGTTGAAGTGGTTTTCAGAAGAAAGCCTCTTCAAATTTGTGACTTTATTGAAAGCATTACATAGTGAAGCAACAGCAAGTGCCCTACTTGTATACCGTCACTAA
- the LOC129894967 gene encoding surfeit locus protein 1 has translation MAASISKTLTRNLLRRSGEPTQALQLRLSSAATAAPAISVNETQPSEKGEPSKWSKLLLFVPGVITFGLGTWQIIRRQDKIEMLEYRQNRLRMDPLNCNEVSPSSENLDSLEFCRVLCRGVFDEKKSIFIGPRSRSISGVTENGYYVITPLMPLANDPKSVQAPILVNRGWVPRNWRDKSLEVAAADDQPPSIVPPSQESGKSSWWIFSSKKKKVEEDQVPTVKPTEVIGVIRGSEKPSIFVPANDPSSFQWFYVDVSAIAHACGLPENTLYIEGINDNVDPSNPYPIPKDTNTLVRSSVMPQDHLNYTFTWYSLSAAVTFMAFKRLQSKKSR, from the exons ATGGCAGCTTCCATATCTAAAACCCTAACCAGAAATCTTCTCCGGCGAAGTGGTGAGCCTACACAAGCATTGCAGCTCCGGTTATCCTCCGCCGCTACTGCAGCTCCTGCCATCTCTGTGAATGAAACTCAACCTTCAG AGAAAGGCGAACCTTCAAAATGGTCAAAGTTATTGCTTTTCGTACCAGGGGTTATCACCTTTGGCCTTGGCACTTGGCAGATCATCAGAAGGCAAGATAAG ATTGAAATGCTTGAGTACAGACAAAATCGATTGCGAATGGATCCTCTAAACTGCAATGAGGTTTCCCCTTCAAGCGAAAATTTGGATTCTTTGGAGTTCTGCAGGGTACTTTGTAGAGGAGTGTTTGATGAGAAGAAGTCCATTTTCATAGGACCCCGCTCCAGAAGCATTTCAGGGGTGACTGAAAATGGTTACTATGTTATTACTCCTCTCATGCCTTTGGCAAATGATCCTAAGAG CGTGCAGGCACCAATTCTTGTCAATAGAGGATGGGTCCCACGGAATTGGAGAGACAAGTCCTTGGAAGTGGCTGCGGCTGATGACCAACCTCCAAGTATTGTGCCTCCATCTCAAGAGAGTGGAAAGAGCTCCTGGTggattttttcttcaaaaaagaagaaagtagAAGAG GATCAAGTTCCAACTGTTAAACCCACAGAAGTAATTGGAGTTATCAGAGGAAGTGAGAAGCCCAGTATATTTGTTCCAGCAAATGATCCCAGTTCTTTCCAGTGGTTCTACGTTGATGTTTCAGCCATTGCTCATGCTTGTGGACTCCCCGAGAACACACTCTACATTGAAGGCATCAATGATAATGTCGACCCAAGCAATCCTTATCCGATTCCAAAGGATACAAACACATTGGTTCGGAGTTCTGTGATGCCGCAAGATCATCTTAACTATACATTTACATG GTATTCTCTGTCAGCTGCTGTGACGTTTATGGCTTTTAAGAGGCTACAGTCAAAGAAAAGCCGGTGA
- the LOC129894966 gene encoding uncharacterized protein LOC129894966 isoform X2, protein MVLVTGDRYLDSLVKFVENNVESLIEGTLVLKLNPIGLHYVHSRLESLSELESLLSGAPVDYLRAYISDLGDHRALERLRRILRLLTSLKVVSVLPPPARDPTPLSLLPFGRLKVLELRGCDLSTSAARGLLELRHTLEKLICHNSTNALKHVFASRIADIKNSPHWNRLSFISCARNSLVLMDESLQLLPAVETLDLSRNKFAKVDNLRKCTKLKHLDLGFNHLRNIVSFSGVSCHIVKLVLRNNALTTLRGIEHLKSLQGLDVSYNIISNLLEMEILVGLSSLQFLWLEGNPLCCSRWYRAQVFSFFPSPEKMELDEKKICTSELWQRQIIIASRQKRPASFGFYSPARDGAKLEGSIYTKRKRLSRVASIETEEQNTSICSDIESVSVDIDNQSKEENALSDEEAEIVELMNRIENMKKERSDEWLQEFKDWINDSSGNFIGVTRGKEPISSNHRDDEVENQTRDKQLGETSKYVSDSMLASGDDSSTNILESDNSFAETFTNINMFHYPNQIGEAASRFSRNHTGESIHITRSRLQDNFSPINNEVLLHPNTMFPKSEPFSTQRGLKMSAKINIPPVTDADNIWDSRSSLASTGSPPHYKEDILHRRQNLEEELLQLSAESFSVASSDSDTSCSDDDCPDLTSMPLVDKSLIHNVSEKSVESHSSVHLSMDVCHELYPIKINCRFPARLGTEGTSDCTVVRESETSSQQGHFSTDNGSVESVQVVKEDTDWLEKKKRRRKPARRIISLCEENKGAEPKKSNVDINGFQDRGVVTCCQSEMRISLDSCDRQPHAEKTRLLREAEELIKNCFNNKAADSGIDESCQRYILCNCLLEKDSQFSESEVAVTLSSEHKLHVLLLENSCDGSGSSLNLVGCHGTQQMREIFVGLGLQIVRVCFEWDTTYLFLTRNIDVSRELLSILGFDDSHVMENNCSLQSLDKVQADLFERHVCGGLKMSILQYSMVMFWCNNSKEDSWMRRSLFVLGRHLVLCMEDVILLGSLSESASCSSYFSLDSCCSIVNVSEVVIETTDCYCVTLTLDGVMSEFPLSLKEGKVVEDVKLVKRKSVSGPQKWKLKWFSEESLFKFVTLLKALHSEATASALLVYRH, encoded by the exons ATGGTGCTTGTTACCGGAGATAGATATTTAGATTCACTTGTGAAATTCGTGGAGAATAATGTGGAGTCGTTGATCGAAGGGACGTTGGTATTGAAATTGAATCCAATTGGGCTTCACTATGTGCACTCTAGGCTTGAATCGTTGTCGGAGCTTGAGAGTCTTCTTTCAGGTGCTCCTGTAGATTATTTGCGTGCTTATATATCTGATTTGGGTGACCATCGTGCGCTTGAGCGGCTTCGAAGGATTCTTCGTCTCCTTACGTCGCTCAAGGTTGTCTCTGTGCTTCCTCCTCCTGCTAGGGACCCTACGCCGTTGTCACTTTTGCCTTTTGGTAGACTCAAGGTTTTGGAGCTTAGAGGATGTGATCTGTCAACCTCCGCTGCTAGAGGACTTTTGGAATTAAGGCATACCTTGGAAAAGTTGATATGTCATAATTCGACA AACGCTCTTAAGCACGTATTTGCTAGTAGAATTGCTGATATAAAGAATTCTCCGCACTGGAACCGGTTATCATTTATTTCATGTGCCCGTAATAGCTTGGTTCTGATGGACGAGTCCTTGCAACTTCTTCCTGCTGTTGAAACTCTTGATTTGAGCAGAAACAAGTTTGCCAAGGTGGATAATCTGCGGAAGTGCACCAAATTGAAGCATCTGGATCTTGGGTTCAACCACCTGAGAAACATTGTTTCCTTTAGTGGG GTCTCATGTCATATTGTTAAGCTTGTTCTGAGGAACAATGCTCTCACAACATTGCGTGGAATTGAACATTTAAAGTCACTTCAGGGGCTTGATGTTTCGTACAATATAATCTCCAACCTCTTAGAGATGGAAATTCTTGTTGGTCTCTCATCTCTTCAATTCTTGTGGCTTGAGGGGAATCCTCTATGCTGTTCTCGTTGGTATAGAGCTCAAGTCTTCAGTTTCTTTCCCAGTCCAGAGAAG ATGGAGCTTGATGAAAAGAAAATCTGTACAAGTGAGTTATGGCAGCGGCAGATTATTATTGCCAGTAGGCAAAAACGGCCTGCTAGCTTTGGATTTTATTCACCAGCAAGAGATGGGGCCAAACTAGAAGGAAGTATTTATACAAAAAGG AAGAGGCTCTCACGCGTGGCTAGTATCGAGACTGAAGAACAGAACACTTCCATTTGCTCCGATATAGAATCTGTGTCTGTTGATATCGACAATCAAAGCAAGGAGGAGAATGCCCTTTCTGATGAGGAAGCTGAAATAGTTGAGTTGATGAACCGAATTGAAAATATGAAGAAGGAAAGATCTGATGAATGGCTGCAGGAGTTCAAAGATTGGATAAATGATTCTTCTGGCAATTTTATTGGTGTTACTAGAGGCAAGGAGCCTATTTCCAGTAACCACAGAGATGACGAAGTTGAAAATCAAACTAGAGACAAACAGCTAGGCGAGACCTCAAAATATGTATCCGACTCAATGCTGGCTTCTGGAGATGACAGCAGCACAAATATACTAGAATCTGACAACTCATTTGCAGAAACGTTTACTAATATCAATATGTTTCATTACCCTAACCAAATTGGTGAAGCAGCTTCCAGATTTTCCCGCAATCACACAGGAGAGTCCATTCATATTACTAGAAGCCGACTTCAGGATAATTTTAGCCCAATAAATAATGAAGTGCTTCTACATCCAAATACGATGTTCCCTAAGTCTGAACCCTTCTCAACCCAAAGGGGTCTTAAAATGAGTGCTAAAATCAATATTCCACCAGTTACTGATGCTGATAATATTTGGGATTCTCGATCATCCTTGGCTAGCACAGGATCACCTCCTCACTACAAGGAGGACATTCTGCATAGACGCCAAAACTTGGAAGAAGAACTCCTGCAGCTGTCTGCTGAATCCTTCTCAGTTGCATCTTCTGATAGTGATACAAGCTGTAGCGATGATGATTGCCCTGATTTGACCTCAATGCCTCTGGTTGATAAGTCTCTTATCCACAATGTCTCAGAAAAGAGTGTGGAAAGCCACTCTTCAGTGCATCTGTCTATGGATGTATGCCATGAATTgtatccgataaaaataaattgtagaTTCCCAGCACGTTTAGGCACTGAGGGAACCTCTGATTGCACGGTGGTCAGAGAATCAGAAACTTCGTCCCAGCAAGGGCATTTTTCTACTGACAATGGAAGTGTAGAAAGTGTACAAGTTGTGAAGGAGGACACTGATTGGTTGGAAAAGAAAAAACGTCGTAGGAAACCTGCAAGGAGAATAATCTCATTGTGTGAGGAAAATAAAGGAGcagaacctaaaaaatcaaatGTGGATATAAATGGTTTTCAAGACAGAGGAGTTGTAACATGTTGCCAAAGTGAGATGAGAATATCCCTTGATAGTTGTGACAGGCAACCTCATGCCGAGAAAACCCGATTATTACGTGAGGCTGAGGAGCTAATTAAGAATTGCTTTAACAACAAAGCTGCAGATTCTGGAATTGACGAATCTTGTCAGAGATACATTTTATGCAACTGTTTGCTCGAGAAAGACTCCCAGTTCAGTGAAAG CGAGGTAGCTGTAACCTTGAGCAGTGAGCATAAGTTACATGTGCTACTCCTTGAAAACTCATGTGATGGGTCAG GTTCAAGCTTAAATTTGGTTGGCTGTCATGGTACACAACAGATGAGAGAGATTTTTGTGGGTTTGGGACTTCAGATTGTAAG AGTGTGCTTCGAATGGGACACAACCTACCTCTTCTTGACCAGAAATATAGACGTATCCAGAGAACTATTATCGATATTGGGGTTTGATGATTCACATGTGATGGAAAATAACTGTTCTCTGCAAAG TTTGGATAAGGTTCAGGCTGATTTGTTCGAAAGGCATGTCTGTGGAGGTTTGAAGATGAGCATTCTTCAGTATTCAATGGTGATGTTCTGGTGCAACAATTCGAAAG AGGACTCATGGATGCGGAGATCACTATTTGTGCTTGGGAGGCATCTAGTTCTGTGCATGGAAGATGTAATCCTGCTTGGTTCCCTTTCTGAGAGTGCATCTTGCTCTTCCTATTTCTCGTTGGACTCTTGTTGTTCCATTGTCAACGTGTCAGAAGTG GTAATTGAAACCACAGATTGCTATTGTGTGACCCTGACTTTGGATGGTGTCATGTCAGAGTTCCCTCTTTCACTGAAGGAGGGCAAAGTAGTCGAGGATGTAAAACTCGTGAAGAGAAAATCTGTCTCAGGTCCCCAGAAATGGAAGTTGAAGTGGTTTTCAGAAGAAAGCCTCTTCAAATTTGTGACTTTATTGAAAGCATTACATAGTGAAGCAACAGCAAGTGCCCTACTTGTATACCGTCACTAA
- the LOC129895047 gene encoding uncharacterized protein At3g17950, whose amino-acid sequence MLDPANDLVPPPSSPTISSVSSSDLDTESTGSFFHDRSITLGTLMGVTFQTITFRAPSMTQNRQSIVESSGGAESNSRKNRKSKKSRVAAVEEEERRHYRRRRWWRICRDECDSKPASLGDYLEVERRLGDGELDGGAAATELEGIVIDAQPTNGRTLFADGRVLPPVEVEVESSSTGALGLCRFSVASLSGICSRGAGCVG is encoded by the exons ATGTTGGATCCGGCGAATGATTTGGTACCGCCACCTTCTTCTCCTACAATTTCATCTGTTTCTTCCTCTGATCTCGATACTGAG TCAACAGGTTCATTTTTCCATGATCGGAGTATAACATTAGGGACTCTCATGGGAGTTACATTCCAGACGATCACGTTCAGAGCTCCATCCATGACTCAGAACCGTCAGTCGATCGTTGAGAGCTCCGGCGGCGCGGAGAGTAATTCTCGGAAGAATAGGAAATCGAAGAAGAGTAGAGTAGCGGCGGTGGAAGAGGAGGAACGCCGCCATTACCGAAGGCGGAGGTGGTGGAGGATTTGTAGAGATGAGTGCGATTCCAAGCCTGCATCACTAGGAGATTATCTAGAAGTTGAACGGAGGTTGGGAGACGGAGAGCTTGACGGCGGTGCAGCAGCGACGGAGCTTGAAGGTATTGTCATCGACGCGCAGCCGACTAACGGAAGGACGTTGTTCGCCGATGGAAGAGTTCTGCCGCCGGTGGAAGTTGAGGTAGAGTCATCGTCGACGGGAGCTTTGGGGTTGTGTAGATTCTCGGTGGCGTCGCTTTCGGGTATCTGTAGCCGTGGTGCTGGCTGTGTTGGATAA